From a region of the Pirellulales bacterium genome:
- a CDS encoding enoyl-CoA hydratase/isomerase family protein gives MSFVKLMLHDRAGTIVLNRPEKRNALHRSLIEELLQALRDLHAEKRARAVIITGAGSAFCAGMDLGEMRDTAHSESALAQWQADAEIYQELLQTMLRFPKPIIAAVNGPAVAGGLGLVLASDLVLAAPEASFGLPEPKRGLVAGIVSPLLVFRIGAGYAAPLLLTGQMIDSPAAHARGLVHEVVANDLLWARGQELAGEIAVCAPQALLLTKRMLNETIGEQLSTMLTAGAAVSAAARTTPAAAEGLAAFLEKRPPVWP, from the coding sequence ATGTCATTCGTCAAATTAATGCTCCACGACCGCGCGGGGACGATTGTGCTAAATCGTCCCGAAAAGCGCAACGCGCTGCATCGCAGCCTGATTGAGGAGCTGTTGCAGGCACTGCGGGATCTGCATGCCGAAAAGCGCGCCCGCGCGGTGATCATCACCGGGGCGGGGTCCGCCTTTTGCGCGGGTATGGACCTGGGCGAAATGCGGGACACCGCGCACAGCGAATCCGCGCTTGCCCAATGGCAGGCGGATGCCGAAATCTATCAAGAACTGCTGCAAACAATGCTGCGCTTTCCCAAGCCGATCATTGCCGCGGTCAATGGTCCCGCCGTGGCGGGAGGGTTGGGTTTGGTTTTGGCCAGTGATCTGGTGTTGGCCGCGCCAGAGGCCAGCTTTGGCTTGCCGGAGCCAAAGCGGGGCCTGGTCGCAGGTATCGTTAGCCCGCTGTTGGTCTTTCGGATCGGCGCTGGATATGCCGCCCCTTTGTTACTCACGGGGCAGATGATCGATTCTCCCGCCGCGCATGCGCGCGGTCTGGTCCACGAAGTGGTTGCCAATGATCTCCTCTGGGCACGGGGCCAGGAATTGGCGGGGGAAATCGCCGTGTGTGCGCCGCAGGCTCTACTACTGACCAAACGGATGCTCAACGAAACAATTGGCGAGCAATTATCCACCATGTTGACCGCTGGAGCCGCCGTCAGCGCGGCGGCCCGCACCACGCCCGCGGCGGCCGAGGGCTTGGCCGCATTTCTAGAAAAACGCCCCCCGGTTTGGCCATAG
- the flgL gene encoding flagellar hook-associated protein FlgL, translating into MPRITPIPTTRVSDSFASQRLLTQLQYDQQNLLKIQQQISTGQRILLPSEDAPAALRAISLQKLLEQKDQVKINLTTNQSYLSATDSALAGVSNLLNETRGSAQAVSSTAATSAQREATAQEIDRALEQLVSTANQKFRDRFLFAGAKTGIEPFTYDGDFVRYNGDEEFLQSYSDTDILFDTNIPGSQVFGGFSAAIEGTVDLNPALTWDTPLSSLDLGGGIALGSLRISDGAQSANVDLSAAHDLRDVKKLLEANPPAGRVVTVNLTNNRLTIELDAAGGGNLFIGEVGQGTTAADLELLNNQALGTGPLASRDLQPAILPTTPLADLLGSRAGVTLVSPGPNNDLRITALTRGPAANGYTFNFVDSGTVNAGAETVAYNAGTQTFTVDIDGGFTTANHVAAALAANPSFNALFSVAVDQEFEPNTGGGIISLTTTGMTANGTGTEFDQNSGLNITNGGVTTAINLDAANTVEDLLNILNGSAAQILAEINDTRTGINVRSRLSGTDFRIGEQGGNTAAQLGLKTLVPQTKLSSLNHGLGVQANPHNTDFEITRRDGTILKIDVDGLETVQEVLDAINNHPGNLLPGARVQAQLDQNGQGITLTDNSPGANAFTIARVNSSQAAVDLGLIPVGQTDVRISGGGPTLTLTGRDTHQAEVASVFTSLIRLRDALRANDPAQIIRSFGLLDASNEQINFSRAELGARQQGLDTLETRLEDEEVELKSALSQEIDVDLTEAISNLAARQAAFQASLQMTSQTAKLTLLDFL; encoded by the coding sequence ATGCCCCGCATCACTCCCATCCCGACGACCCGTGTGAGCGACTCGTTCGCTTCGCAACGGCTGCTGACCCAATTGCAGTACGACCAGCAAAATCTGCTGAAAATCCAGCAGCAGATTTCGACGGGACAACGGATATTGCTCCCTAGCGAGGATGCCCCGGCGGCCCTGCGGGCGATATCCCTGCAAAAATTGCTGGAACAAAAGGATCAGGTAAAAATCAACCTGACCACGAATCAGTCGTATCTGAGCGCGACCGACTCCGCCCTGGCCGGTGTCTCCAACCTGCTCAATGAAACCCGCGGCTCGGCTCAGGCCGTCAGTTCCACCGCGGCGACCAGCGCGCAGCGCGAGGCCACCGCGCAAGAAATCGACCGCGCGCTCGAGCAACTAGTCAGCACCGCCAATCAAAAATTTCGCGACCGGTTTCTATTTGCCGGAGCTAAAACCGGCATCGAACCGTTTACTTATGACGGCGACTTTGTGCGGTATAACGGCGATGAAGAATTCTTACAAAGCTATTCCGACACGGACATTCTGTTTGACACGAATATTCCCGGCAGTCAGGTCTTTGGGGGATTCAGCGCGGCAATCGAAGGTACCGTCGATCTGAATCCGGCGCTTACGTGGGACACACCCCTTAGTTCGCTGGACCTGGGGGGGGGGATCGCCCTGGGAAGCCTGCGAATTAGCGACGGCGCGCAATCCGCCAATGTCGATCTCAGCGCCGCGCACGACCTGCGCGATGTCAAGAAGCTGCTGGAGGCCAACCCACCCGCCGGACGCGTGGTCACGGTGAATCTTACCAATAATCGCTTGACCATCGAGCTGGACGCGGCGGGAGGCGGAAACTTATTCATCGGCGAAGTCGGCCAGGGGACCACCGCCGCCGACCTGGAATTGCTAAATAATCAGGCGCTCGGGACCGGACCTTTGGCTAGCCGCGACCTGCAGCCCGCTATCTTGCCCACCACCCCCCTCGCCGATCTGTTAGGCTCGCGCGCGGGGGTCACGCTGGTTTCGCCAGGACCCAATAACGACCTGCGGATTACCGCGCTTACCCGCGGCCCCGCCGCCAATGGCTACACGTTTAACTTTGTGGATTCCGGCACGGTCAACGCCGGTGCCGAGACTGTCGCCTATAACGCCGGCACGCAAACATTTACGGTGGATATCGACGGCGGTTTTACCACGGCCAACCATGTCGCCGCCGCCCTGGCGGCAAATCCCAGCTTCAACGCGTTGTTTTCGGTCGCGGTCGACCAGGAATTCGAGCCCAACACTGGCGGCGGAATTATCAGCCTGACCACCACCGGAATGACCGCCAACGGCACAGGAACGGAATTTGACCAAAATTCCGGCCTGAACATTACCAATGGAGGCGTTACCACGGCCATCAACCTGGATGCCGCCAACACCGTTGAGGATTTGCTAAATATCCTCAATGGCTCCGCAGCACAAATCCTAGCCGAAATTAACGATACTCGCACAGGGATCAACGTCCGTTCCCGCCTCAGTGGCACGGACTTTCGCATTGGCGAACAAGGGGGTAACACCGCCGCCCAGCTAGGGCTAAAAACACTGGTCCCCCAAACTAAATTATCCAGTCTGAACCATGGCTTGGGCGTGCAAGCCAACCCCCACAATACGGATTTTGAGATCACGCGCCGTGACGGGACTATCCTAAAAATCGATGTGGATGGCCTGGAGACCGTGCAAGAGGTGCTGGACGCCATCAACAACCATCCGGGAAACTTGCTTCCCGGCGCGCGGGTGCAGGCCCAATTGGACCAGAATGGCCAGGGGATCACCCTCACCGACAACAGTCCCGGCGCAAACGCTTTTACCATTGCCAGGGTTAACAGCAGCCAGGCGGCGGTGGATTTGGGGTTGATTCCCGTCGGACAGACGGATGTGCGGATTTCGGGAGGAGGCCCCACGCTGACGCTTACGGGACGGGACACCCATCAGGCGGAGGTGGCCAGCGTGTTTACCTCGCTGATTCGCCTGCGGGATGCGCTGCGGGCTAACGATCCGGCGCAAATCATACGATCGTTTGGACTGTTGGACGCCAGCAATGAACAAATCAATTTTTCGCGAGCGGAGTTAGGAGCCCGACAGCAGGGTCTGGACACGCTGGAGACACGGTTGGAAGATGAAGAAGTTGAGTTAAAAAGCGCGCTTTCCCAAGAGATTGACGTCGATCTGACGGAGGCCATTTCGAATTTGGCGGCCCGGCAAGCCGCCTTTCAAGCTTCGCTCCAAATGACCTCCCAGACGGCAAAACTGACGCTGTTGGATTTTTTATAA